The Henckelia pumila isolate YLH828 chromosome 2, ASM3356847v2, whole genome shotgun sequence genome includes a window with the following:
- the LOC140882912 gene encoding metalloendoproteinase 2-MMP, which produces MKFPLLIISMLIFFITPAPISAHFFPNITSIPASLIPNATGWEAFNNLLGCRHGMKVDGLAKLKNYFQYFGYLNSSDIDFSDDFDDSFESAVKIYQLNFNLDTTGEIDAPTLKHIVLPRCGNPDVVNGTSTMRFGRPPSSPNGSTIHTVAHYSFFPNRPRWPDSKSRLTYAFQPENQVPATVQSVFSRAFDRWSEVTTLTFVQITSFRQADIKIGFFSGDHGDGEPFDGILGTLAHAFAPTVGRLHLDNDENWVIDGNFFNASPLSAVDLESVAVHEIGHLLGLGHSSVEEAIMYPSIPSGVRKVELANDDITGIQVLYGSNPNFNGSGPVLTPRQERDSNSGHSLSGSWVSIHGGWIILISLLFV; this is translated from the coding sequence ATGAAGTTCCCTTTACTGATAATCTCTATGCTGATCTTTTTCATTACTCCTGCTCCGATTTCGGCGCATTTCTTCCCCAACATAACGTCGATCCCGGCTTCGTTGATTCCCAACGCCACGGGGTGGGAGGCGTTCAACAATCTCCTGGGCTGCCGACATGGGATGAAAGTCGATGGCTTGGCTAAGCTCAAGAACTACTTCCAGTATTTCGGGTACCTTAATTCTTCCGACATCGATTTCTCCGACGACTTCGACGACTCCTTCGAGTCCGCCGTCAAAATCTACCAGCTCAACTTCAACCTCGACACCACCGGAGAGATCGACGCGCCGACTTTGAAGCACATCGTGCTGCCCCGATGCGGCAACCCGGACGTGGTCAACGGGACCTCCACGATGCGTTTCGGGAGGCCGCCGTCGAGCCCGAACGGCTCGACCATACACACGGTTGCGCATTACTCTTTCTTCCCGAACCGGCCCCGCTGGCCGGACAGCAAGAGCCGGCTCACGTACGCGTTCCAGCCGGAGAATCAGGTCCCGGCGACGGTTCAGAGCGTGTTCTCACGCGCGTTCGACCGGTGGTCGGAGGTGACCACGCTGACTTTCGTGCAGATTACGTCGTTCCGGCAGGCGGACATAAAGATCGGGTTCTTCAGCGGGGACCACGGCGACGGCGAGCCGTTCGACGGGATACTAGGAACCCTGGCACACGCGTTCGCACCGACGGTGGGGAGGCTGCACCTGGACAACGACGAGAACTGGGTGATCGACGGAAACTTCTTCAACGCCTCTCCGCTGTCGGCGGTGGATCTCGAATCGGTGGCGGTTCACGAGATCGGGCATTTACTCGGGTTGGGTCATAGCTCCGTCGAAGAAGCGATAATGTACCCGAGTATCCCATCGGGTGTGAGGAAAGTGGAGCTAGCGAACGATGATATTACGGGTATCCAGGTGCTATACGGGTCGAACCCGAATTTCAATGGGTCGGGCCCTGTTTTGACTCCGAGACAGGAGAGGGATTCCAATTCGGGTCATTCGTTGTCGGGGTCATGGGTTTCTATTCATGGGGGTTggattattttaatttctttattatttgtttaa
- the LOC140884848 gene encoding putative late blight resistance protein homolog R1B-14 isoform X2, producing the protein MAAYAALLALARSLQQILDLEQYVDPLHKEKIFSLHEKVDLIAIFLEDYSDKHHGKLDCVGNGIRKAAFEAQDFVDSYLFWVSTTDHEDGSSSSEVKNLDGDLTMASERIDFVWEETMKMNNSDTTTQDILPSEYYSFPVNDRSSTAKNLVVGFDDDLNAIKERLYDYEAKLQIIPIFGMGGMGKTTLARKAYEDSILSQYFDMYAWITVSQEYRKREILSGILKSLKIYKEQYSDKSEAQLATLVYQNLIGRRYLIVIDDIWSTKAWDDLKMLFPDDGNGSRILLTSRILEVAAHAGSSDTLVHRMSFLNEDQSWKLLRQRVFGQKYSCPPQLVEVGKKIAKNCGGLPLTIVVVAGLVLSSGNVMSEQVWGNISENISSREPTIALQCSKILCFSYDRLPLRLKPCFLYIAAFPEDSDIDVSKLIRLWVAEGFLKPNDKFKCLEDVGEGYLEDLVKRSLVLVSKKGPDGKLETVGIHDMLREICITKAEEEWFFHHHVCSKKYSSHKEFIENPYRRLKIHIVDRCFELNINDSSVRSILFDESLISFPSLHVRSRHVCILDAPHAYSKNISYVFSTFVNLRMVGFG; encoded by the exons ATGGCTGCTTATGCTGCGCTTCTTGCTCTTGCTCGATCTTTGCAACAAATTTTGGATCTTGAACAGTACGTAGATCCACTTCACAAAGAAAAAATCTTTTCTCTCCATGAAAAAGTTGATTTGATCGCCATTTTCCTTGAAGATTACTCAGATAAGCATCATGGCAAACTTGATTGTGTGGGAAATGGGATCAGAAAAGCTGCATTTGAAGCTCAAGATTTCGTGGATTCTTATTTGTTTTGGGTATCAACTACTGATCATGAAGATGGGAGTTCTTCTTCAGAGGTGAAGAACTTGGATGGAGACTTAACCATGGCGTCTGAGAGGATTGATTTTGTTTGGGAAGAGACGATGAAGATGAATAACAGCGACacaacaactcaagatattctCCCATCCGAATATTATTCTTTTCCAGTTAATGATCGTTCATCCACAGCCAAAAACTTGGTTGTGGGATTTGATGATGACTTGAATGCAATCAAAGAACGACTGTACGATTATGAAGCTAAGCTCCAAATTATCCCGATTTTCGGGATGGGAGGAATGGGGAAGACGACTCTAGCTAGAAAAGCTTACGAGGATTCAATCCTTTCTCAATACTTTGACATGTACGCATGGATCACAGTGTCACAAGAGTATCGAAAGCGAGAGATTCTTTCAGGGATTTTGAAGTCTCTCAAGATTTATAAAGAACAATATTCTGATAAGAGCGAAGCACAGCTGGCAACACTAGTGTATCAAAATCTCATCGGCAGGCGATATCTCATCGTGATTGATGATATATGGAGTACAAAGGCTTGGGATGATTTGAAGATGTTATTTCCAGATGACGGCAATGGAAGTAGGATCTTGTTAACTAGTAGAATATTGGAGGTGGCAGCTCATGCAGGATCTTCAGATACTCTGGTTCACCGAATGAGTTTTTTAAATGAAGATCAAAGTTGGAAACTACTTCGACAAAGGGTTTTCGGACAAAAATATTCTTGTCCTCCCCAACTCGTGGAAGTCGGGAAGAAGATTGCGAAAAATTGCGGAGGACTTCCACTCACCATCGTGGTGGTTGCAGGACTAGTCCTTTCTTCAGGCAACGTGATGAGCGAACAAGTGTGGGGAAATATTTCGGAAAATATAAGTTCTAGAGAGCCTACAATTGCGCTTCAATGCTCAAAGATACTGTGTTTTAGTTATGATCGGTTGCCTCTTCGACTAAAACCATGTTTCCTATACATTGCAGCTTTTCCAGAAGATTCTGATATAGATGTTTCGAAGCTAATCAGGTTGTGGGTTGCCGAGGGATTTCTGAAACCAAATGACAAGTTCAAATGCTTGGAAGATGTGGGGGAAGGATATTTGGAGGATCTTGTGAAGAGAAGTTTGGTGTTAGTGAGCAAGAAAGGGCCGGACGGGAAACTCGAAACGGTTGGAATCCATGATATGTTGAGGGAGATTTGCATAACAAAAGCTGAAGAAGAGTGGTTTTTTCATCATCATGTGTGTTCCAAAAAGTATTCATCACATAAAGAATTCATAGAGAATCCATATCGCCGCCTCAAAATTCATATCGTCGACAGATGTTTCGAATTGAATATAAACGATTCGAGCGTACGTTCAATTCTATTTGATGAGAGCTTAATATCATTTCCAAGTCTACATGTACGATCTAGGCACGTCTGTATCTTGGATGCACCCCATGCTTATTCGAAGAATATTTCCTATGTATTCTCTACATTCGTCAATTTAAG GATGGTTGGTTTTGGATAA
- the LOC140884848 gene encoding putative late blight resistance protein homolog R1A-10 isoform X1, translated as MAAYAALLALARSLQQILDLEQYVDPLHKEKIFSLHEKVDLIAIFLEDYSDKHHGKLDCVGNGIRKAAFEAQDFVDSYLFWVSTTDHEDGSSSSEVKNLDGDLTMASERIDFVWEETMKMNNSDTTTQDILPSEYYSFPVNDRSSTAKNLVVGFDDDLNAIKERLYDYEAKLQIIPIFGMGGMGKTTLARKAYEDSILSQYFDMYAWITVSQEYRKREILSGILKSLKIYKEQYSDKSEAQLATLVYQNLIGRRYLIVIDDIWSTKAWDDLKMLFPDDGNGSRILLTSRILEVAAHAGSSDTLVHRMSFLNEDQSWKLLRQRVFGQKYSCPPQLVEVGKKIAKNCGGLPLTIVVVAGLVLSSGNVMSEQVWGNISENISSREPTIALQCSKILCFSYDRLPLRLKPCFLYIAAFPEDSDIDVSKLIRLWVAEGFLKPNDKFKCLEDVGEGYLEDLVKRSLVLVSKKGPDGKLETVGIHDMLREICITKAEEEWFFHHHVCSKKYSSHKEFIENPYRRLKIHIVDRCFELNINDSSVRSILFDESLISFPSLHVRSRHVCILDAPHAYSKNISYVFSTFVNLRLSNLRNLEELQIRMYYYFSTDYSMTWKHVFPMGLKKLYLESVPFPWENMNIIGSLPELQVLHMTAIRVNKASEWRTEEGQFLQLKYFHSSLNYVVKWEMEKEHFPCLESLILDGAIWIYKFPSGVEEIDSLQYIELRNCNKSLVESAKKIQRQQHEIGTDAFRVRVIDYKGKDVLF; from the exons ATGGCTGCTTATGCTGCGCTTCTTGCTCTTGCTCGATCTTTGCAACAAATTTTGGATCTTGAACAGTACGTAGATCCACTTCACAAAGAAAAAATCTTTTCTCTCCATGAAAAAGTTGATTTGATCGCCATTTTCCTTGAAGATTACTCAGATAAGCATCATGGCAAACTTGATTGTGTGGGAAATGGGATCAGAAAAGCTGCATTTGAAGCTCAAGATTTCGTGGATTCTTATTTGTTTTGGGTATCAACTACTGATCATGAAGATGGGAGTTCTTCTTCAGAGGTGAAGAACTTGGATGGAGACTTAACCATGGCGTCTGAGAGGATTGATTTTGTTTGGGAAGAGACGATGAAGATGAATAACAGCGACacaacaactcaagatattctCCCATCCGAATATTATTCTTTTCCAGTTAATGATCGTTCATCCACAGCCAAAAACTTGGTTGTGGGATTTGATGATGACTTGAATGCAATCAAAGAACGACTGTACGATTATGAAGCTAAGCTCCAAATTATCCCGATTTTCGGGATGGGAGGAATGGGGAAGACGACTCTAGCTAGAAAAGCTTACGAGGATTCAATCCTTTCTCAATACTTTGACATGTACGCATGGATCACAGTGTCACAAGAGTATCGAAAGCGAGAGATTCTTTCAGGGATTTTGAAGTCTCTCAAGATTTATAAAGAACAATATTCTGATAAGAGCGAAGCACAGCTGGCAACACTAGTGTATCAAAATCTCATCGGCAGGCGATATCTCATCGTGATTGATGATATATGGAGTACAAAGGCTTGGGATGATTTGAAGATGTTATTTCCAGATGACGGCAATGGAAGTAGGATCTTGTTAACTAGTAGAATATTGGAGGTGGCAGCTCATGCAGGATCTTCAGATACTCTGGTTCACCGAATGAGTTTTTTAAATGAAGATCAAAGTTGGAAACTACTTCGACAAAGGGTTTTCGGACAAAAATATTCTTGTCCTCCCCAACTCGTGGAAGTCGGGAAGAAGATTGCGAAAAATTGCGGAGGACTTCCACTCACCATCGTGGTGGTTGCAGGACTAGTCCTTTCTTCAGGCAACGTGATGAGCGAACAAGTGTGGGGAAATATTTCGGAAAATATAAGTTCTAGAGAGCCTACAATTGCGCTTCAATGCTCAAAGATACTGTGTTTTAGTTATGATCGGTTGCCTCTTCGACTAAAACCATGTTTCCTATACATTGCAGCTTTTCCAGAAGATTCTGATATAGATGTTTCGAAGCTAATCAGGTTGTGGGTTGCCGAGGGATTTCTGAAACCAAATGACAAGTTCAAATGCTTGGAAGATGTGGGGGAAGGATATTTGGAGGATCTTGTGAAGAGAAGTTTGGTGTTAGTGAGCAAGAAAGGGCCGGACGGGAAACTCGAAACGGTTGGAATCCATGATATGTTGAGGGAGATTTGCATAACAAAAGCTGAAGAAGAGTGGTTTTTTCATCATCATGTGTGTTCCAAAAAGTATTCATCACATAAAGAATTCATAGAGAATCCATATCGCCGCCTCAAAATTCATATCGTCGACAGATGTTTCGAATTGAATATAAACGATTCGAGCGTACGTTCAATTCTATTTGATGAGAGCTTAATATCATTTCCAAGTCTACATGTACGATCTAGGCACGTCTGTATCTTGGATGCACCCCATGCTTATTCGAAGAATATTTCCTATGTATTCTCTACATTCGTCAATTTAAG GCTTTCCAATTTACGAAACCTCGAGGAGTTGCAAATCCGCATGTACTACTACTTCTCCACCGATTACTCAATGACATGGAAGCATGTTTTTCCAATGGGTCTAAAGAAGTTATATCTAGAAAGTGTCCCTTTTCCTTGGGAAAATATGAACATAATCGGGTCGCTCCCGGAACTTCAAGTGCTCCACATGACGGCTATTAGAGTCAATAAAGCTTCCGAATGGAGAACAGAGGAAGGTCAATTTCTTCAACTCAAGTACTTTCATTCTTCCTTGAATTATGTGGTCAAGTGGGAAATGGAAAAAGAGCACTTCCCATGTCTCGAAAGCTTGATTCTCGATGGTGCCATTTGGATTTATAAGTTTCCTAGTGGCGTAGAAGAAATAGATTCGCTTCAATACATCGAGTTGAGGAACTGTAATAAATCATTGGTGGAGTCGGCCAAGAAAATTCAAAGGCAGCAACATGAAATTGGAACCGATGCTTTTCGTGTTCGTGTCATTGATTACAAAGGAAAAGATGTTTTGTTTTGA
- the LOC140884849 gene encoding uncharacterized protein isoform X1: MQDVQGDNEISREDNYSVTSYMQASFCKELVREFYYNLTKEVKHPRFLKYEKVYVRGHIFQFSPAVINGFLRTSSADNVDLPSLDKMISVITGGQVTMFPAHPKKLSASKLTSMYSVLHNTAGKTWTPSRNSTVVTKHHDFVFYAIGTRSTFNYGRLVFDTVIAFADCAQPTLKLLTG; encoded by the exons ATGCAAG aCGTGCAAGGTGACAATGAGATATCAAGAGAGGACAATTACTCTGTAACTTCATACATGCAAG CTTCGTTTTGTAAGGAACTTGTGCGGGAATTCTACTACAATCTTACTAAAGAAGTGAAGCATCCAAGATTTTTAAAGTATGAGAAAGTGTACGTGAGAGGACATATCTTTCAGTTTAGTCCAGCAGTTATTAATGGCTTTCTGCGGACATCTTCTGCTGATAATGTTGATTTACCCTCTTTGGATAAGATGATCTCTGTCATTACAGGTGGTCAAGTCACAATGTTTCCAGCTCATCCTAAGAAGTTATCTGCTTCCAAACTCACCTCCATGTACTCTGTTTTGCACAATACGGCGGGGAAGACCTGGACTCCTTCTAGGAATTCTACAGTGGTTACCAAGCATCATGATTTTGTCTTCTATGCTATTGGTACTAGATCCACCTTCAACTACGGCCGACTtgtgtttgacacagtcataGCCTTTGCAGACTGTGCACAACCTACACTTAAGCtactgaccggctaa